The following proteins are encoded in a genomic region of bacterium:
- a CDS encoding PilT/PilU family type 4a pilus ATPase — MTETKAVENQNVELDLMELIRIAYENKASDLFIKEDNTPIMRQHGKVFPLPGEYPILDYRMCRDLCYSVMSHEQVNRFEHKHEMDLAFSVEGACRVRANIYSQRVSTAGCFRMIPLRHYTLDELGMPPVLAEMCKNRQGLILITGPTGCGKSTTLAAMIDIINQKRRCHIVTIEDPIEFVHMDNHAIVSQREVGIDTDNFLVALKAVVRESPDVILIGEMRDPETMHAALQAAETGHLVFSTVHTPSAAETLDRVINMFPPEEKKHITERMAGSLRAVVAQKLVPRIDGRGRAAAVEIMVVTPTISKLIEDGHFGEIYHAISEGSFWGMQTMNQCLLKYVRAGIISEEEAFNFAGVLSELRQLLRH; from the coding sequence ATGACCGAGACTAAAGCTGTCGAAAATCAAAATGTTGAACTCGATCTCATGGAGCTTATTCGTATTGCTTATGAGAATAAAGCTTCCGATCTTTTTATAAAAGAAGATAACACCCCGATAATGCGTCAGCACGGGAAGGTATTTCCACTTCCTGGCGAGTACCCTATTCTCGATTATAGAATGTGCCGCGATCTATGCTACAGCGTTATGTCCCACGAGCAGGTTAACCGTTTCGAACACAAACACGAGATGGACCTTGCCTTCTCGGTTGAAGGGGCTTGCCGTGTTCGCGCGAATATCTATTCACAGCGTGTATCGACCGCGGGTTGTTTCCGAATGATTCCGCTTCGTCACTACACCCTCGATGAGTTGGGCATGCCGCCGGTTTTGGCTGAAATGTGCAAGAACCGACAGGGGCTAATTCTTATTACTGGTCCGACTGGATGCGGTAAGTCAACTACCCTGGCCGCCATGATTGATATTATCAACCAAAAACGCCGATGCCATATTGTTACCATCGAAGACCCCATCGAATTTGTACACATGGACAATCATGCGATTGTCAGCCAGCGTGAAGTGGGAATTGATACGGATAACTTCCTGGTTGCCTTGAAGGCGGTCGTTCGTGAAAGTCCTGACGTTATTCTAATCGGTGAAATGCGCGATCCTGAAACCATGCACGCGGCGCTGCAGGCGGCTGAAACCGGTCACTTGGTTTTCTCCACCGTCCATACCCCGAGCGCGGCGGAGACACTCGACCGCGTTATCAACATGTTTCCGCCGGAGGAAAAGAAGCACATCACCGAACGTATGGCAGGTTCGCTTAGGGCAGTTGTCGCTCAGAAACTCGTTCCCCGTATTGACGGTAGAGGGCGAGCGGCAGCGGTTGAAATTATGGTCGTCACCCCGACTATCTCTAAGTTGATTGAAGACGGACACTTCGGCGAAATCTATCATGCGATTAGCGAAGGAAGTTTCTGGGGCATGCAGACGATGAACCAATGTTTGCTTAAATACGTTCGCGCAGGAATCATTAGCGAAGAGGAAGCCTTCAATTTCGCAGGTGTACTTTCCGAACTTCGCCAGTTGTTACGTCACTAA
- a CDS encoding PEP-CTERM sorting domain-containing protein, whose translation MKSRVSLALAIAVLTVLVRPALGVNLLVQDGFEVNNLAPLGSIVTPLTPGIWGYENSSDVNTGNSGILPRTGRWMLEMNTGAGSYTQTLQFADISLYPTLQATAYFNSDAPGASASIVLSYWAGINSWNTSISLDSYSLTLDSNPLTWEAINFVSSRPSGATWVGFQVAFLESSIQNTAGYVDDASLVPVPEPNSMLALGTGLFGLCGLLRRRK comes from the coding sequence ATGAAGTCACGAGTATCACTAGCCTTGGCAATAGCCGTTCTAACGGTATTAGTACGTCCTGCGCTTGGCGTAAACCTACTTGTACAGGACGGGTTTGAGGTTAATAACCTAGCCCCCCTCGGGAGCATTGTAACACCATTAACCCCAGGAATCTGGGGATACGAGAATTCTTCTGATGTAAATACGGGCAACAGCGGCATCCTTCCTCGGACCGGTAGATGGATGCTCGAAATGAATACTGGCGCCGGTTCTTATACGCAGACACTCCAATTCGCTGACATTAGTTTGTACCCCACCTTACAGGCGACAGCCTATTTTAACTCGGATGCGCCAGGCGCTAGCGCCTCGATCGTCTTGAGTTATTGGGCGGGTATCAACAGTTGGAACACCAGCATCAGCCTAGACTCCTACAGCTTAACTCTCGATAGCAACCCGTTGACATGGGAAGCAATTAACTTCGTTTCGTCACGGCCATCCGGTGCCACTTGGGTCGGCTTCCAGGTAGCTTTCCTCGAAAGCTCGATTCAAAACACTGCAGGGTATGTGGACGACGCATCACTCGTTCCGGTTCCAGAGCCGAATAGTATGCTGGCTTTGGGTACTGGTCTGTTTGGTCTATGCGGCTTACTGAGGCGCAGAAAGTAG
- the dnaJ gene encoding molecular chaperone DnaJ, producing the protein MPAKDYYEILGVPKNASDKDIKQAYRKLARKYHPDVNPEDKQAEEKFKQISEAYEVLSNGEKRQQYDHFGADWEAVNRGQAQHQEGGFPGGFGQQGPGGGGFSDIFETFLGGFGGQPRSSRTPPSDIEQIIELTLEDAFNGVTRTLVLSSEDACPTCKGAGAVAGTNAQICATCGGSGRMRDRGFFGMNAACPTCGGAGQTNVQMCNQCRGVGQVESSRRVEVKAPAGISEGQRIRISGQGVAGSDGRRGDLYLRVRLKTHATFERKESDLYIDVPVSYTDAILGAQSDVPTLTGKVSMRVLPGTQSGQVYKLGGQGMSTLRGGRGDLYARIKITVPKQITARERELLTELAKSKE; encoded by the coding sequence ATGCCCGCTAAAGACTATTACGAGATACTGGGAGTGCCCAAGAACGCATCGGATAAAGATATTAAGCAGGCTTATCGCAAGCTAGCTCGAAAATATCACCCAGATGTGAATCCTGAGGACAAACAGGCTGAGGAAAAGTTTAAACAGATCAGTGAAGCCTATGAAGTGCTGAGTAATGGCGAAAAACGCCAGCAGTACGACCACTTTGGCGCCGATTGGGAGGCAGTCAACCGTGGTCAGGCTCAACATCAAGAGGGTGGTTTCCCTGGCGGATTTGGACAGCAAGGTCCTGGCGGGGGTGGGTTCTCCGATATCTTTGAGACTTTTCTTGGTGGATTTGGAGGTCAGCCCCGATCATCTCGCACACCCCCTTCCGATATTGAGCAGATAATTGAACTCACTTTGGAAGATGCGTTTAACGGCGTTACGAGAACACTTGTGCTGTCTTCTGAAGATGCTTGCCCAACCTGTAAAGGGGCTGGGGCAGTTGCGGGAACCAACGCTCAGATATGTGCCACCTGTGGTGGATCAGGGCGTATGCGGGATAGAGGGTTTTTCGGAATGAATGCTGCCTGCCCTACGTGTGGAGGGGCAGGTCAGACAAACGTTCAAATGTGTAATCAATGCCGAGGAGTTGGGCAAGTCGAATCATCCCGCAGAGTTGAAGTGAAGGCGCCGGCAGGGATTTCAGAAGGTCAGCGAATTCGAATATCAGGTCAGGGCGTAGCAGGTTCCGATGGACGACGAGGCGACCTTTATCTTCGCGTTCGTCTTAAAACGCATGCGACTTTTGAACGTAAAGAAAGCGATTTATATATTGATGTGCCTGTGTCCTATACGGATGCAATTTTAGGGGCGCAATCAGATGTGCCGACATTAACGGGCAAAGTCTCGATGCGAGTATTGCCTGGAACTCAATCCGGTCAGGTTTATAAGCTTGGTGGACAGGGAATGTCCACGTTGCGTGGAGGGCGTGGTGACCTTTACGCGCGAATTAAAATTACCGTTCCGAAACAAATAACCGCGCGCGAGAGGGAACTCCTAACGGAATTGGCTAAGAGCAAGGAATAA
- a CDS encoding PqqD family protein, whose translation MPFKRKQDPLSRKQLLAACVLRNPVIEWETNDKGFIVLTIPRRSVGFWTFVGGFMKVPDTHEVELDRIGTVVWDMCDGKTSVEAISKRICEVFKMSRLEAEMSLGDYLKQISKRGFVAVLVPKK comes from the coding sequence TTGCCATTTAAACGTAAACAAGATCCATTATCGAGAAAGCAATTATTAGCAGCCTGTGTTCTTCGCAATCCTGTGATTGAATGGGAGACGAATGACAAAGGGTTTATTGTGCTAACTATTCCTCGACGAAGCGTGGGTTTTTGGACGTTTGTGGGCGGGTTTATGAAGGTTCCGGACACGCATGAGGTAGAGTTAGATAGGATCGGCACCGTTGTGTGGGATATGTGTGACGGGAAGACCAGCGTTGAAGCCATCAGTAAGCGGATTTGTGAAGTCTTCAAAATGAGCCGCCTTGAGGCTGAAATGTCTTTAGGCGATTATCTCAAACAGATTTCTAAGCGAGGTTTCGTAGCTGTTCTTGTGCCGAAGAAGTAG
- a CDS encoding ATP-binding cassette domain-containing protein yields MTVVKVEDLSKTYKSPKKEQGLLGTIKSLVTREMVEVKAVQNINFEIQEGELVGFLGPNGAGKTTTLKMLSGIMHPTTGRAEVFGYIPWKRQREMQKQISLVMGQKMQLWWDLPAYESFVLLKELYEVDDATFKKRLNFMAEILEVSNLLHQQVRKLSLGERMKCELIAALLHAPRVVFLDEPTIGLDVVSQKRIREFLLEINAAQKTTVLLTSHYMQDVEAVCERVIIIDQGQLIFDNSLKGLIAEHSKSKVLRLVFANPVTCDELVRYGKVRNCDGLNAIIEVPRAETSTIAAAILTHLPVEDITIDEADIEDIIRVVFAEGRT; encoded by the coding sequence ATGACTGTTGTTAAGGTTGAAGACCTGTCCAAAACATATAAATCACCCAAGAAAGAGCAGGGACTGCTGGGAACCATTAAATCACTGGTTACACGCGAGATGGTCGAGGTGAAAGCGGTTCAAAATATCAACTTCGAAATCCAAGAAGGTGAGCTTGTTGGATTTCTTGGGCCGAATGGAGCAGGAAAGACTACTACCCTTAAAATGCTTTCTGGAATTATGCATCCTACTACAGGCCGAGCAGAAGTTTTTGGCTATATCCCCTGGAAACGTCAACGAGAAATGCAGAAGCAAATTTCACTGGTTATGGGCCAGAAAATGCAGCTTTGGTGGGATCTGCCGGCCTATGAATCGTTTGTGCTTCTGAAAGAGTTATATGAAGTTGATGACGCCACTTTTAAAAAGCGTCTGAACTTCATGGCAGAGATATTAGAAGTATCCAACTTGCTTCATCAACAAGTGCGAAAACTATCATTGGGTGAGCGCATGAAGTGTGAGTTGATAGCCGCGCTTCTTCATGCGCCTCGAGTTGTATTTCTCGATGAACCAACGATAGGATTGGATGTGGTCTCCCAAAAGCGAATCCGTGAATTCCTTTTGGAAATAAATGCTGCCCAGAAAACTACTGTTCTACTAACCAGCCATTATATGCAGGATGTAGAGGCGGTATGTGAACGGGTTATCATTATCGACCAAGGTCAGCTTATTTTCGACAATTCGCTTAAGGGACTAATCGCTGAACATAGTAAGTCGAAAGTCCTAAGATTGGTTTTTGCTAACCCTGTTACCTGTGATGAGCTGGTACGCTATGGGAAAGTCAGAAATTGTGATGGTCTGAATGCGATTATCGAGGTGCCTCGCGCAGAGACCTCAACTATAGCAGCAGCGATATTAACTCACCTACCTGTCGAAGATATCACCATCGACGAGGCCGATATTGAAGATATTATTCGCGTTGTTTTCGCTGAAGGACGTACCTAA
- a CDS encoding ABC transporter ATP-binding protein — MAIVTGTEYIVRTRDLVKQYTLGQHIVKALDGVSLDIYSGEYLSIMGPSGSGKSTLFNMIGGLDKPESGSVFINDTDMAQLSAAELAYLRCHTIGYIFQTFNLIPVMTALENVTLPMVFAGLSSDESLENGLELLKLVGLGDRLHHKPNELSGGQQQRVAIARSLANSPSIVLADEPTGNLDLKTGGEIIKLLKDLNTERGYTIITATHDLKMLDVSDRIVWIRDGQIAKVELRADLDLKVGHLEDSENK, encoded by the coding sequence TTGGCGATCGTCACTGGTACTGAATATATAGTTAGAACGCGCGATCTGGTCAAGCAATATACGCTGGGACAGCATATTGTGAAGGCTTTAGATGGGGTATCCCTTGATATTTACAGCGGTGAGTATCTGAGTATTATGGGCCCGTCCGGATCAGGTAAGTCCACACTCTTTAACATGATTGGTGGCTTGGACAAGCCTGAAAGTGGCTCTGTTTTTATTAATGATACGGATATGGCTCAGTTAAGCGCTGCTGAATTGGCCTATCTGAGATGCCATACCATTGGCTATATCTTCCAGACATTCAACCTTATCCCTGTTATGACCGCTCTTGAGAATGTGACATTGCCGATGGTTTTTGCTGGCCTTTCGAGCGATGAATCGCTTGAAAACGGCTTGGAACTTTTAAAATTAGTAGGCCTTGGCGATCGCTTGCACCACAAGCCTAATGAACTATCAGGTGGTCAACAGCAGCGTGTCGCGATCGCCCGTTCATTAGCAAATTCTCCTTCAATCGTACTGGCCGACGAGCCTACCGGTAACCTTGACCTCAAGACCGGTGGTGAAATTATTAAGCTTCTAAAAGATCTTAATACGGAACGAGGATACACGATTATCACTGCAACCCATGACTTGAAGATGCTTGATGTTTCCGATCGTATCGTGTGGATTCGTGATGGCCAGATCGCCAAAGTCGAATTACGTGCAGACCTCGACCTTAAGGTTGGCCACCTTGAAGACAGCGAAAACAAGTAA
- a CDS encoding FtsX-like permease family protein has translation MSNKVQHAKVQLPISRAYRIAIQSIRVRFFRSIITAIGIVLGIAFYVSVQTTRMLMVVDRNDPSMIETEARLKWLVWASLLMCLVGITNAMLMSVTERYKEIGTMKCLGATDSFIVKIFLIESCLMGVIASTTGAALGFVLIILVRALGDGWKVLNQLTLHGVGMVIGSALAIGIVLTVIAAIAPAIRAARMPAAAALRVEI, from the coding sequence ATGAGCAATAAAGTACAACATGCTAAGGTGCAGTTGCCGATTTCAAGGGCGTATCGCATTGCGATTCAAAGCATTCGAGTGAGATTCTTTCGCTCGATTATTACGGCGATTGGTATCGTATTGGGAATCGCTTTTTATGTTTCAGTCCAAACAACCCGAATGCTGATGGTCGTTGATCGAAATGATCCGTCAATGATTGAGACTGAGGCGCGTTTGAAGTGGCTTGTTTGGGCGAGTTTGTTAATGTGCCTTGTGGGTATCACTAACGCGATGCTTATGTCCGTAACCGAGCGTTATAAAGAGATCGGGACCATGAAATGCTTGGGGGCTACCGATAGCTTTATCGTCAAGATTTTCTTAATAGAATCATGCCTGATGGGGGTTATCGCCTCCACTACAGGAGCGGCGCTTGGATTTGTACTTATTATCCTTGTTAGGGCGCTTGGCGACGGTTGGAAGGTACTTAATCAATTGACATTGCACGGCGTTGGCATGGTGATAGGAAGTGCACTTGCTATCGGAATTGTCCTAACGGTAATTGCAGCGATTGCGCCGGCTATTCGAGCCGCTCGAATGCCCGCAGCCGCTGCTTTGCGGGTTGAAATTTAG
- the dnaK gene encoding molecular chaperone DnaK, whose protein sequence is MAKTVGIDLGTTNSVVSVLEGGEPVVISTTEGGRICPSVVAFTKTGERLVGALAKRQSVVNPENTVSSIKRFMGRRYEEVEGERSRVSYKIVRGSNGDARVSIPVLSKEFSPEEISAMILQKLKADAEAYLGEPVTQAVITVPAYFNDAQRTATKNAGEIAGLNVLRIINEPTAASLAYGLDKKAHETIIVWDLGGGTFDVSALDVGEGVFEVLSTNGDTHLGGDDWDDRIVTFLADEFKKQNGIDLRKDAQALQRLREASERAKVELSNVVQTTINLPYITAVDNEPCHLDIAITRSKFEELTRDLVDRMKKPFEQALSDAKIDASKLDEVILVGGGTRMPMVQDLVRKLTNKEPNKSVNPDEVVAVGAAIQAGILGGEVKDIVLLDVTPLSLGVETLGGVTDKLIERNTTIPTRRERTYTTAADGQTEVEVHVLQGERSLARDNKSLGRFHLAGIPPAPRNVPQVQVTFDIDANGIMNVAAKDLGTGRSQSITITGAGTLTKDEIDRMVKEAEAMKDQDEKVKEDAETKNKADSLAYNVEKNLKDLGDKIEGMERDRLQNMVNDLRNAIQGNDMDNVRTLMQQLEQESYKLAEQIYKTTGAGPDGQTDGSGQVPPQDGAEGQQGSSEEVIDAEFKEK, encoded by the coding sequence ATGGCAAAAACTGTAGGCATTGATTTAGGTACGACTAACTCAGTCGTTTCTGTATTGGAAGGTGGCGAGCCGGTTGTGATCTCGACAACCGAAGGTGGTCGCATCTGTCCTTCAGTTGTAGCGTTTACAAAAACAGGCGAACGGTTAGTGGGAGCCTTGGCAAAGCGCCAATCGGTTGTTAACCCTGAAAACACTGTCAGTTCCATCAAACGATTTATGGGTAGACGTTACGAAGAAGTCGAAGGAGAGCGCTCGCGCGTGTCTTATAAAATCGTTCGCGGTTCAAATGGCGATGCGAGAGTGTCTATCCCGGTCCTTAGTAAAGAATTCTCTCCGGAGGAGATTTCAGCGATGATCCTCCAAAAGCTCAAAGCTGATGCGGAGGCTTATCTGGGCGAACCGGTTACTCAGGCGGTCATCACTGTTCCTGCATACTTTAACGACGCTCAGCGAACAGCAACTAAAAACGCCGGCGAAATTGCTGGCTTAAACGTATTGCGTATCATCAACGAACCAACTGCCGCTTCATTAGCTTACGGTCTCGATAAAAAGGCGCATGAGACGATCATCGTTTGGGACCTAGGCGGCGGAACCTTCGACGTCTCCGCTTTGGATGTTGGAGAAGGTGTTTTTGAGGTGCTATCGACTAATGGCGATACCCACCTGGGCGGCGACGACTGGGACGACCGAATAGTCACTTTCTTAGCAGATGAGTTCAAAAAACAGAACGGGATCGATCTGCGAAAGGATGCCCAAGCTCTTCAACGACTTCGCGAAGCATCAGAGCGTGCTAAGGTGGAGCTGTCAAATGTTGTCCAAACCACAATCAATCTGCCTTATATTACGGCAGTTGATAACGAGCCTTGCCACTTGGATATAGCAATCACCCGCTCAAAGTTCGAAGAATTGACTCGCGACTTGGTTGATCGGATGAAGAAACCTTTCGAACAGGCTCTTTCTGATGCGAAGATTGACGCGAGCAAACTCGATGAGGTCATTCTTGTTGGCGGCGGTACTCGTATGCCGATGGTACAAGACCTGGTTCGCAAGCTGACCAATAAAGAACCTAACAAGAGCGTGAATCCGGATGAAGTCGTTGCTGTCGGCGCAGCTATTCAAGCGGGTATTTTGGGTGGTGAAGTTAAAGATATTGTCCTTCTTGATGTTACACCGCTTTCTCTGGGTGTTGAAACCCTTGGCGGCGTAACAGACAAGCTCATCGAACGTAATACGACTATCCCCACGCGGCGAGAGCGTACTTATACAACTGCTGCTGACGGTCAGACTGAAGTGGAAGTTCACGTACTTCAGGGAGAACGATCGCTTGCGCGTGACAACAAGTCGCTTGGAAGGTTCCATTTGGCCGGTATTCCTCCGGCTCCTCGAAATGTTCCACAGGTACAGGTCACATTTGACATCGATGCCAACGGCATAATGAATGTTGCGGCGAAAGACCTCGGTACCGGCCGATCGCAGAGCATTACCATTACCGGAGCGGGAACTCTTACTAAAGATGAGATCGACCGCATGGTGAAGGAAGCCGAAGCGATGAAGGATCAGGACGAAAAGGTTAAAGAGGATGCCGAGACGAAGAACAAAGCTGATTCGCTTGCCTATAACGTCGAAAAGAACCTGAAAGACCTTGGCGATAAGATTGAAGGCATGGAGCGAGATCGGCTGCAGAATATGGTCAATGATCTGCGCAACGCTATTCAGGGCAACGATATGGATAACGTTCGCACATTGATGCAGCAGCTCGAACAAGAATCCTATAAGCTTGCGGAACAGATATACAAGACCACAGGAGCCGGTCCTGATGGACAAACAGATGGTTCCGGTCAAGTACCACCTCAAGATGGCGCTGAAGGCCAACAAGGTTCTAGCGAAGAAGTAATCGACGCTGAATTCAAAGAGAAATAA
- the tatA gene encoding twin-arginine translocase TatA/TatE family subunit — MPIQANIFGTEMLVVLLIILLLFGAAKLPQLARSLGQSVKELKKGMQELEKDEEPVAQIETSKTDNAQARPKGRTRANDGR; from the coding sequence ATGCCTATTCAGGCCAATATTTTTGGGACGGAAATGCTAGTCGTCCTGTTGATCATCCTGCTTTTGTTTGGAGCAGCCAAATTGCCTCAGTTGGCACGTTCCCTTGGGCAGTCAGTTAAAGAGCTCAAAAAGGGAATGCAGGAGTTAGAAAAGGATGAGGAGCCTGTTGCTCAAATCGAAACTTCGAAAACAGATAATGCGCAAGCGCGTCCTAAAGGGCGCACTCGTGCTAATGATGGCCGTTAG
- a CDS encoding MFS transporter, which translates to MDISEHDSNGEKTFVLPKQLMAISALWFGMNFFWSVILPLWLPERVTDFAGDAQKGTYLFYITSMGAFVSTLIQLVIGPISDRSPFRWGRRRPYIFWGTILTIPCFLLFTGASTFGMFLIGFVLIQIILNIATGPYQAIMPDLVPRHKHGLASAYMGFALILGQGCAFVLAGFLVRTQVWLLASIMTVILVGTMLWTVLGTLEKPLAGKWQRVTLKDILDIRLKGNADFGWLIVSRFFINLGFYTATFFLYFYMRDSIGLGENALRSTSILLLTATWAGLLGNWPAGLAADRYSKKKVLYFTCTILGIAVLWFLFVESVMWVYAVGVLFGIGWGAFAAVDWALAVNLVPVREAGRYMAIWHLAWTLPQVIAPAVGPLGDKINRIYGHGLGWRVALGFILIYLIIGVAAVSRIHEHPVSTEEETS; encoded by the coding sequence ATGGATATATCTGAGCACGATTCGAATGGAGAGAAAACTTTTGTTCTTCCAAAGCAGCTAATGGCCATATCGGCGCTATGGTTTGGGATGAATTTCTTTTGGTCGGTTATTCTGCCCTTATGGCTGCCTGAACGGGTAACTGATTTCGCTGGTGATGCCCAAAAAGGCACCTATCTCTTCTATATAACTTCGATGGGAGCTTTCGTATCTACCCTCATCCAACTCGTAATCGGCCCGATAAGCGATCGTTCGCCTTTTCGCTGGGGACGTAGGCGTCCATATATCTTTTGGGGAACGATCTTAACCATTCCTTGCTTCCTCCTGTTTACAGGCGCCTCTACTTTTGGTATGTTCTTGATTGGATTTGTACTGATTCAGATTATTTTGAATATTGCGACTGGACCATATCAAGCGATTATGCCCGATTTGGTACCACGTCATAAGCATGGTTTGGCTTCTGCTTATATGGGATTTGCCTTAATTTTAGGGCAAGGATGCGCTTTCGTGCTGGCTGGGTTTTTGGTTCGGACGCAAGTGTGGCTGCTGGCATCGATCATGACTGTGATACTAGTTGGAACGATGTTGTGGACGGTTTTAGGCACTCTTGAAAAGCCTTTAGCCGGCAAATGGCAACGAGTAACGCTGAAAGACATTCTGGACATAAGGCTGAAAGGTAATGCAGATTTCGGCTGGCTGATTGTCTCGCGCTTCTTCATAAACCTCGGCTTTTATACAGCGACATTCTTTCTTTATTTCTATATGCGCGATTCAATCGGTCTGGGCGAGAATGCTCTTCGTTCAACGAGCATTTTGCTATTAACCGCAACTTGGGCGGGACTTTTAGGCAACTGGCCTGCAGGACTTGCTGCTGATAGGTATAGCAAGAAGAAAGTTCTATATTTTACGTGCACAATTTTAGGGATTGCGGTTCTTTGGTTTCTCTTTGTGGAATCGGTTATGTGGGTTTATGCTGTGGGTGTCTTATTCGGCATTGGTTGGGGGGCTTTCGCGGCAGTGGATTGGGCTTTAGCGGTTAATTTGGTACCCGTTCGCGAAGCTGGGCGATATATGGCTATCTGGCACCTAGCATGGACTTTGCCACAGGTCATTGCTCCTGCAGTAGGTCCGCTTGGCGATAAGATCAACCGCATCTACGGCCACGGCCTCGGTTGGCGAGTAGCTCTTGGGTTCATTTTAATCTATCTAATAATAGGCGTAGCAGCGGTATCCCGCATTCATGAGCACCCCGTTTCTACTGAGGAAGAAACTTCCTAA
- a CDS encoding PEP-CTERM sorting domain-containing protein has translation MRLTLVFAAVLSLLLTTAYARVIHEDNIYWMLCEGKDDISFVATNGDGEVDQFVFEMLMNPTQAQLEENAGRLVIKIEETVYDKSESLAMLNREGIQNAPSGFLYTYTVANLNLHYLDNNSTEVPLDINSFHAYWGVPSLGTYVVRPNVPPQIGWNPTNPSPPAWEAVGFNYMVPRGSSVGGLWAVSNSDNDVVIPADIDVIINGKKVLVHGWTTGPVPEPSSISALLIGGTFIAGILRRKRR, from the coding sequence ATGCGACTCACGCTTGTTTTTGCAGCCGTATTGAGCCTTTTGCTCACTACCGCCTATGCTCGTGTAATCCACGAAGACAATATCTATTGGATGTTATGTGAAGGCAAAGATGACATTAGCTTCGTTGCTACCAATGGCGACGGGGAAGTTGATCAATTTGTCTTTGAAATGCTGATGAACCCAACCCAGGCACAACTCGAAGAGAATGCAGGTCGTTTGGTCATTAAGATTGAAGAAACGGTTTACGACAAAAGCGAGTCATTAGCTATGCTTAATCGTGAAGGTATTCAGAATGCTCCATCAGGCTTTCTGTATACGTATACCGTCGCAAATCTGAATTTGCATTATTTAGATAACAACAGCACAGAGGTGCCTCTGGATATTAACTCATTCCATGCATATTGGGGAGTGCCATCCTTAGGGACCTATGTAGTACGTCCGAATGTCCCCCCTCAGATTGGCTGGAACCCTACGAATCCATCGCCACCCGCATGGGAAGCTGTTGGGTTTAATTACATGGTTCCTAGAGGTTCGTCCGTTGGGGGATTATGGGCGGTATCGAATTCTGACAATGATGTTGTCATTCCTGCTGATATTGACGTAATCATCAATGGCAAGAAAGTCCTGGTACATGGCTGGACAACAGGACCTGTTCCTGAGCCAAGTTCTATCAGCGCATTGTTGATAGGCGGGACGTTTATAGCGGGAATTTTACGTCGCAAACGACGATAA
- a CDS encoding helix-turn-helix transcriptional regulator, translated as MSENDNLKDARSEPVYMISVAAKLCDVHVQTLRLYERLGLIRPARIKGKNRLYSESDIMRVRQIQTLTQVMGVNLAGVEVIFRLKEQMEEMRSEMQNELERMHSEATAKLEEIVKQFSLPVSYKVPLPAEMPQLSEDLPIPRSTSGWKHGKGS; from the coding sequence ATGAGTGAGAATGATAATTTAAAAGATGCCCGCTCTGAGCCGGTCTACATGATTAGCGTAGCCGCTAAATTGTGCGACGTGCATGTTCAAACCCTTCGATTATATGAACGTTTGGGACTTATCCGTCCCGCTCGGATTAAAGGAAAGAACCGTCTATATTCCGAATCGGACATCATGCGCGTTCGCCAGATCCAAACATTGACACAGGTGATGGGGGTCAATTTGGCCGGTGTCGAGGTTATTTTTCGTCTGAAAGAGCAGATGGAGGAAATGCGCTCGGAGATGCAGAACGAACTAGAGCGCATGCATTCGGAAGCTACCGCTAAATTGGAGGAGATTGTCAAACAATTTAGTCTCCCCGTTTCTTACAAGGTACCCCTACCCGCCGAAATGCCCCAACTCTCCGAAGACCTCCCCATCCCCCGTTCTACAAGCGGGTGGAAGCATGGTAAGGGATCGTAG